From Daucus carota subsp. sativus chromosome 6, DH1 v3.0, whole genome shotgun sequence:
ACTTTACACTCCCATAGTCGAATTTTGCTAATTTTCCAAACcgaatggctgcaaattttttcaaaaatattttaaagttagCGGCGAATATAAATTGCACATAAAGATAAGAACACAAGTTTTCATATACTCccatataagtcgtttgacttcTTACAGACATCTTTAAAAGGTCTGACCACGTATTATCTAAAGTtcgtattttaaaaattttatatgagACTAATACTTAGTTGTAACTTACATTGAGCTAAATGCACCAGATTCTTGGTTGCTGTTGATTGAGGCTCATTCTTCAGGAATAAATCAACGGTGGAAGTGTTGAGACAGCAGTTTGGGCCTTCAAATATTCAGAGGAAGAAACAGATTGTAAAATTAGTTAATCAAAATTGATATCTTGATTAGCTAGCTAGTCCTGCAGTAATTAACTAAGTTGTTAATGATATGAGAATGAGAGTTAAAAGAGGATGATGTACAAGTACCTGTCATTTCAGTAATCAAATCATAACAGTCGACTCCTGGATTAGCACACAAAGCCTTGAGAAAAATAGCTACCGGCACTCTGTTGAAATTTTAAGCTTCTCAGTCATGTCAGAACAAGTGTTGAAGAATTAATTTAAGTGACATTATCATAATTTTTGATTATTACGTACCCAACTGGATTAAATTCTGCTATGCCCAACAAGTCTGTAATCTGTCAATGTATAAGGGTCATTAGTCATTAGTAATGTTGGGAATTAATTTCTGTCTTGAGTCGAGATAAGCCACTGAAAGGATGATCTGGAGATAGAATACATACCTCACCAACGAAGGCTTTGGCAGCAAGGTTACCAAGTGCAGTTGTTATGTGGCTAACATACGCGATTGGGCTCAACAATGCCGCTGATTTGACCTTGTCTACCTGATTTCCTTCTGAGAATGCTGCGAGTGCTGTCAAAGTTCCCTGTTTATGCACACAATTAAACACCCGGATTTTCTTAGATATGCAAGCTCTGAAAAGTAATGGAAGATTCACATTAAGTGAGAGTTAAAATGAGAATTACCAAGGAATGTCCAACATAATGAACCTTCTGTCCAGTTTGTTTGAAGACATAATCAACAGTGGCTGATAGCTCATGAGTTACCAGATCATCCCACGTCCAGTCCCAAAATTTCTGTACCATAATGGTATTTGATAATTCACTCAATTACATGAACTCTTGTAGAGTTAATAGTATGGTTACTTGATTTGTTAGAGGGTTACCTTATTGTCGGGATCAAGAGAAAGATGGCGTCGGCTGAATCTGGTGCCTCTGGTATTAGCAATCCACACATCATAACCATTATCAGCCAATATAAATGCTAGAGATTCGTTGGCTGAATTCAGCATCCATGTCATTCCATCCTGCACCATTCATTAACTTATTagtatgtttatttttattttatttaaaatgtatGTTATAAACAAATATCCGATTGATGTATAATAGACAGTTTTGCACATCAGAGCAAAtatatgcaaagttttctatTTTCTGGTGTGCCAGTGCATGCATGGGCATGGCTGGCGAGAAAAGGAAGAGAACGATTATTGTCGGGATgatatcataaaaatttaaatactgaCGCACACATGCATCAACGAGCAGGAACAGGGCAAACAGGAGAGGAGACTTGTTAGTGTAAGCAAGGGAAGAGGAGATTGAGTGTACAGATACTATGCAGAAGACTAAAAGGGTAACATAGATCCGACCCATTTTACAATTGGCTCCGAGGAATCTACTGATCTACTGTATGAAGAATGAAACATGACTACAGCCCATATTGTTTTTAACTCCATAGATCCACTAGTTCTTAAAAGTGGGTGCAACTTTATCAACAAAACAGAATGTGGATGGACAGAGGGAATTCTGGTAAAAAGACATTCcacttattaataaaattattagtataTAGAAAATACCATgcatagttaaatttttatacacctTAGTACCTTACCTACTTACAAGTCCAAAGTCAAAGGTAAAGTGACAATTTGAACCAGTACAAGAAGAGTGCATCAGCATTGACCTTCGTCTTACCACTAATGCTTACTGCTTATGAGTGATGAAGACCTTTGAAAAAGAAGAGACTAGAATTTTTACCCACACAAGACTACTAAGTTTATTAACACTAATTGTCTACTAGTAATAATTGTAAATGAAGCAAACTTTACTTTTTGAGGCATGAATTCTAAAGATCACCATGTTATAATTCCTTTTTGAGTTGAAAAAAAACCACGCGGATTCCTTCAATTATTAACAGATGCATCAGATCATCAGAGTAACCGAGTAAGGAAATAAAGTAAAGTAAGTAGAAGTTCTTGCAGAGATTCACACAAGCATCAAAGTTATCAGACTACTTTCATACGAATTTTAGCTGAAGTTGGCACTCGGAAACAAATCTACCACATTTCAACAGGTTACtacctccgtcccggtcaatagtaTATACTAGACTCTAGAGGTCGGAAACGCGGcacagattttaatctttcaataATATATAGTTCTGCAACTTGTTTTTAGatttaaaatacatgtcgaaTGGTGAAAAACAGACGTATATAATTGAAGGAGACGTAGAGAATATTAAATAAAGATGttcttgaaaatttttaattcatctCACCACAAGAAGGCCATGCTGCAACAGGACCGGCTGTTTATTACCACCAGCGCCTTGACCATTTCGACCCTCTGGAAATCTCGAAATGCTTATTATATATCCATCATCTGTCACCACCTGCACCATCAACAACAATATCTTAGATTTACATCTTCATACATACGTGTCTTAAATGCACATATAAATAACATATCAATAAATAAACACATGCGTTATTTATTAGGTGCATGGTTACTGGCAAGCATAACGCTAAAAAGGCTCCTACTTACATGATGCTCTTGACATTTATAACCAGCATGCAAGATAGTAGCGCAAGAGCATAAGCCAGTCACCGCCAGATCACCCTGATCGACGCTCTTGAGGCCGAACCCGCCACGGCCCGAGGCTGAGGCGGCTCGATCAGGGTGAATGGCAACGAGCAAAACAACAATGGCTGCGACCACTCTGAATAAGCTGTGGACAGCCATCTCTGTTTTTTGCTATGTGAAGAGAATTGGATATTGGATATATATGAATGAATGAACACTGCCTTTGCTTCAAAGCAAGTATTTATAGGCAATGTTAAGCAGTTAAAAGGAGTGTGAAAATAAGAAAGGGAGTTGAGATCTTTTTCTTGATTATCACCGATAAGATTTATAAATGGCTTCTGGTATGAAAGCGGAGACTTTTGCCTTGGTGTGGCCCCACATTTCTTTCCATCATCTTGACACACTCATCACCATTGTCTTAATTTTAATCATTATCCTCAAAATCGGAttaatttcaattattattttataactcGTTAAACTGAATAGATATTTAATAAGACatctaaataatttataatcattttttccGTATTTTGAGTAATTATCTGATTCCTGATTTTTACGACACTGGTTATGACTGACATCGATTATAATGGCGAAGAAATTGTAGTTGGATGGACTTGACCACCATGCATAACCATAAACTTGAGGAGATGTTTGTACGTATGTGCATGGGAATATAAGAGTGTATACATTGCACACGCATATGGAAGTACAATTTACCCACACGCACAATTGGACGCTGAGTGATCTGATTCTAGACAGAATCGGAACAGAATGCAGTTGGGAGATGGAAGAGTGGAGGTTATATTTCACAAGTTGTGCAACCTCTTATGACATGTGTTTGTTAAGAGATAATCCCATTTCTTACGGAAGAACAAGCCATAATAAGGCAAGCTCGGTCAGGTAAGAAACGAATGTATGTTTATAAACGTGTAATAATTATCGTTCTAGGCAATACTAGGAACGGCAAAATATAAGGATAAGTCGTCTGTGAAACTGTGACTCGAAtttctaaatttataatatagcaaATATTATCTTTAGTGCCGGTATTCTCCGATTGACATATATATACTCGTCGAGTATAAATATAAAAGGTTTTCGTAATTTCCTTTTTTTCGT
This genomic window contains:
- the LOC108224257 gene encoding triacylglycerol lipase 2, with amino-acid sequence MAVHSLFRVVAAIVVLLVAIHPDRAASASGRGGFGLKSVDQGDLAVTGLCSCATILHAGYKCQEHHVVTDDGYIISISRFPEGRNGQGAGGNKQPVLLQHGLLVDGMTWMLNSANESLAFILADNGYDVWIANTRGTRFSRRHLSLDPDNKKFWDWTWDDLVTHELSATVDYVFKQTGQKVHYVGHSLGTLTALAAFSEGNQVDKVKSAALLSPIAYVSHITTALGNLAAKAFVGEITDLLGIAEFNPVGVPVAIFLKALCANPGVDCYDLITEMTGPNCCLNTSTVDLFLKNEPQSTATKNLVHLAQSIRFGKLAKFDYGSVKSNMEHYGKATPPIYNMSNIPKNLPLFLSYGGKDKLSDTKDVQILLDSLRFHDVDKLDIQFVKEFAHADFIMGVTANNVVYNQMMAFFRNHQ